A window of Zingiber officinale cultivar Zhangliang chromosome 5A, Zo_v1.1, whole genome shotgun sequence contains these coding sequences:
- the LOC121979679 gene encoding putative pentatricopeptide repeat-containing protein At5g37570 produces the protein MSANNLFSGKDLLRQISEFYHELKRIEVGSKTPVEEEAEKEVNNVAESPQQDSKLLIPNKLKSVIEKSTFPKDVRANPPTPQCFPYPRDVKNAKAIANGRSPLNSKPERTVLQEDSCSSWQKHVAQLHAQLLITGSLSHSPSTTCLLKCLTEVSSVSHSYVLGFFSRIPDPSTFQWDTIIWACSSHHFPRESLNLFRKMRQKSMTLDTYTFQFMFKSCGLAGSALEGQMVHALFVKHFPDCDVSIDMKDVVSWTTIIGGLMKSRFMDDARKLFNEMPMRHVVSWTSLIADHAKDGRASKAVWGVQRDEIVIDKRIGVSSNLVVALINMYAKGGSIKSARQIFDSMNNKIAPAWNAIIDGYGKISDIDIARSLFEKINAPNIISFNSMITEYIHGGRLNESLQLFSKLRASGLQPDKFTVVSLLTTYASLGSLSQGKILHPHIEECFVNQMSLDFNCHCPLCGGGLFARFT, from the exons ATGTCGGCCAATAATTTGTTCTCCGGGAAGGACCTATTGAGACAGATCTCTGAGTTCTACCACGAGCTCAAGAGAATAGAGGTCGGAAGTAAGACTCCCGTCGAAGAAGAGGCCGAGAAGGAGGTCAACAATGTAGCTGAAAGCCCTCAACAAGATAGCAAGCTTCTGATCCCAAA CAAACTGAAGAGTGTGATCGAGAAATCAACATTTCCGAAGGACGTCAGAGCAAATCCTCCGACACCACAATGTTTCCCTTACCCTCGCGACGTAAAGAATGCAAAGGCTATTGCTAACGGACGATCCCCTCTCAACAGCAAGCCA GAAAGGACAGTTCTTCAAGAAG ATTCTTGTTCTTCATGGCAGAAGCACGTTGCGCAGCTCCACGCCCAGCTACTCATCACCGGATCGCTCTCCCACTCCCCGTCCACCACTTGTTTGCTAAAATGCCTCACAGAAGTCTCCTCCGTCTCACACTCCTACGTTCTCGGCTTCTTCTCTCGAATTCCAGATCCCTCCACCTTTCAGTGGGACACCATCATCTGGGCATGTTCTTCTCATCATTTCCCTCGAGAGTCCCTCAATTTGTTCCGTAAAATGCGTCAGAAAAGCATGACGCTAGACACCTACACATTTCAGTTCATGTTCAAGTCCTGCGGCCTTGCAGGCTCAGCCTTGGAAGGGCAAATGGTGCATGCTCTGTTTGTCAAGCATTTTCCTGACTGTGACGT ATCGATTGATATGAAAGATGTTGTATCCTGGACGACGATAATCGGGGGACTAATGAAATCTCGGTTCATGGATGATGCTCGGAAGCTGTTCAATGAAATGCCTATGAGACATGTGGTTTCTTGGACAAGTTTGATAGCCGACCATGCTAAAGATGGAAGGGCTTCAAAGGCCGTTTGGGGTGTTCAAAGAGATGAA ATTGTCATCGATAAGAGAATTGGTGTGAGCAGCAATCTTGTTGTTGCACTAATCAATATGTATGCAAAAGGTGGAAGCATTAAGTCCGCTCGTCAGATCTTCGATTCAATGAACAACAAGATTGCACCAGCATGGAATGCCATCATCGATGGGTACGGTAAGATTAGCGATATCGACATAGCTCGATCCTTATTTGAGAAAATAAATGCTCCTAATATCATCTCATTTAACTCAATGATCACCGAATACATACATGGAGGTAGACTTAATGAGTCATTGCAGTTATTTTCAAAGTTACGAGCATCTGGCTTGCAACCTGATAAGTTCACAGTAGTCAGCTTGCTCACAACTTATGCTAGTTTAGGTTCACTAAGCCAAGGCAAGATCTTGCATCCTCACATTGAAGAGTGTTTCGTAAACCAG ATGTCATTGGATTTTAACTGTCATTGTCCCTTATGTGGAGGTGGTTTATTTGCTCGATTCACTTAA